TTGGATGAAAAAGTTGCTAAATTGCACTTGGCAAAAATTGGTGTTGAGATTGACACTTTGACAAAAGCTCAAGCAGATTACATCGGCGTAAAGGTTGAAGGCCCTTACAAATCCGAGCAGTATCGTTATTGATTTTTGCAAGGAGAGTTGAATCTCTTTGTTTTTCAAGGCAGCTCAGTTTTTGGGCTGCCTTTTTTTTATGGCAAAAATTTGAATTACTGATACGAGTTGTCCTGAGCTGATAAAATTTTCCGAAGCGGAAAAAAGTAGATTGGTGAATGGCAAGCGCCAACATGGTCATACTGAGCCTTCTTGGGCGAAGCATCCACTCGTTCCATTCACGCAGGATTCTTCGGCTAAGAAGCCTCAAAATGACAATATCGGTTAAGACAATTATACATTTGGCTATATCCGATGAAAAATAATCGAATAAAAAAAGAGCCGCGAGGATTTCTCCAAGCACGGCCCTTTTCCAATTAACTATGACAATGAGAAGCGTAAAAAGAACACAAAGAACAATTAAAACTCTTAATAGCTAAACTTTACAATTAACAAACTTAATGTTTGTTTCTCAATAAAGAAAAATTCCTTAGTTATATCTTATAAAAAGCATAACTTTTGAAATAAATATAATGTATTTGCCCCTTTATTCAAAATATGTAGATTTGTTTTTTTGAACCGCTTCCGTATTCATTCAAATTTTACTAAATCGCTCGAGCGATAACGATATGTCGGAGTTTATCCATTTACACACGCACACCCACTACTCCATGCAGTCCAGCACGATTATGCCCGGCGAGCTATTTGCCGAATGCCAAAAATTGGACATGGCGGCTGTTGGGGTCACGGACTACTCCAGCATGTTTAATATGCCGGAGCTGTTTAGCTATGCAAAAAAGCATGAGGTGAAATTGATCATCGGCGCGGAGCTTTTTTTAGTTCCTGGCGCGATGACTGAAAAAAAAGAGCAGGTGCTGTATCATTTGATTTTGCTTGTAAAAAATGAGACGGGCTATAAAAATTTGTGCAAAATTCTCTCGGCAGCGGCACGCGATGGGTTTTATAAGCAAATGCCGAGAGCAGATTTTAATTTGATTCAAAAAAATGCAGAAGGGCTAATTTGTCTAACGGCGTGTCGCGAGGGCGAACTTTCGCAATATATTTTGAAAGATGAAATTGATAAAGCAAGGGATTTTGTCGCAAGATATAAAAATCTCTTTCAGGATGATTTTTATATCGAAATGCATTCTCACAATGCGCCCGACGACGCTCGCCTGAACGAAGCAAAAATTGCGTTGGCGAAAGAATTTGGCATAAAACTCGTTGCGACCAATGATGTGCATTACCTGAAAAAAGAAGACGCACAATATCAGGACGCTTTGCAAGCCCTAAAAAATAAGCAAACTCTTTCCAGCCCGAATCGAAATCGACTTCCCACTGAGCATTTTTATCTGAAAACTCCCGACGAGATGGCTCGCATGTTTGACAATGCGCAGGGCGAGCTGGTCAACACGCTTGAAATTGCTGAGAAATGCACTTTTGTGTTTAACGACCAGCAGCCACATTTGCCGCATTTCCCGATTCCCAGCGAGTTTGAAAACGATGAAGCCTATTTGCGTCACTTGACTTACGAAGGCGCAAAAAAGAAATACGGCGATTTGGACGCGATGGGCGAAAAAGGCGCGGAGGTGCGTGAGCGAATCGAATATGAGCTAAGTATCATTTGCAAAATGGGTTACGCGACTTATTTCTTGATTGTAAGCGATCTGATTTCGGCTTCTCGGGAAATGGGCTACTCAGTTGGGCCCGGACGCGGTTCGGCGGCGGGCAGCATTGTGGCGTATTTGACCAATATCACGCAGGTCGATCCGATAAAATATAAGCTGCTGTTTGAGCGATTTTTGAATCCTGAGCGCGTCTCGATGCCGGATATCGATATCGATTTCACGCCGGTTGGCAAGCAGCGCGTTTTGGATTACACCATCAAAAAGTACGGCGCGGCAAGCGTTGCGAAGGTCATTGCGGTCGGTACGCTTGGCGCGAAGGCTGCAATTCGCGATGTCGGGCGGGTGTTGGACATCAATTTGCAGACCGTCGATAAAATCGCGAAGCTTGTTCCTGGAAAGCCCGGCATGACGCTCAGTAAAGCCGCTGATCAAGTCAAGGAATTTGCCGAATTGGAAAGCAGCCCCGAGCAGAAAATTCAGAAGTTGATGAAGTTCGCCAAAGCGTTGGAAGGTCGTGCAAGAAATGTGTCGATGCACGCAGCAGCGGTGGTGGTGACAGACGGTCCCGTTGAAGAGGTGGTCCCGCTTTACGTTTCAAATAAAATTGAAACCGAAGAACGGCGTTATATCGACGAATTTGATGAGAAAAGTGAGAAAGAAAAAGGCAAGGGCAAATCCGGCGATGATCAAAAGCAGGTTGTAACCCAGTTTGATAAGGATTGGATTGAAAAAGCAGGCTTGCTGAAAATCGATTATCTCGGTTTGGAAACGCTGGCTGTGGTAGATGAAACCTTGCGCTTGATTCAAAAACGCTACGGCGTGACGATTGATTTGGAGAGCGTTCCGATTGATGATAAAAAGGCGTACAAGATTTTTCAGGAAGGAAAAATGGCAGGCATTTTCCAGTTTGAATCGCAAGGGATGCAGCAATACATGATGAAGCTGCGCCCGACCGTCATCGGCGACATCATCGCGATGAGCGCGTTGTACCGACCGGGTGCGCTCAATGCACGAATTGATGAAAATCGCAACGCGGTGGATTTGTTTGTGGATAGAAAAAATGGGCGCGAAAAAATCGAATACATGCACCCGATGCTCGCCGAAATTTTGGAAGAAACTTACGGCGTCATTGTCTATCAGGAACAGGTGATGCTTGTTTCGCAGGTCATGGGTGGCTTTTCGCTGGCCAAAGCGGACAATTTGCGCAAGGCGATGGGCAAGAAAAAGCCGGAGATTATGGCCAAATTTAAGGATGAATTTGTCGAAGGCGCAGTCGAAAAGTCCGTTGATAAGGCAGTTGCGACCGGCATTTTTGACCTCATGGCCGAATTTGCGGGATATGGATTTAACAAAAGTCACTCGGCGGCTTACGGGATTTTGGCGTATTGGACGGCCTATTTAAAGGCGCATTACACGGCGGAATTTATGGCGGCCATTTTGAACAGCGAAGCCGGCGACACGGCGCGAATGAAGCATTTAACCGACGAGGCCAAAAGCATGGGCATTGCCATTTTGCCTCCGAGCATCAACCATAGCGATGCGCTTTTTATGGTTGAAGATATTGAGAAAGGGAAAAAAGCCATTCGCGTCGGGTTTAGCGCGATTAAGCATGTCGGCGGCGCGGCGCGTGAAATCGTCCGAAGCCGCTGGCGGCGAAAAGAGCCGTTTGCCGATTTGTTTGATTTATGCTCAACCGTTGATTTGCGGGTTGTAAATAAAAAGGCGTTGGAGTGTTTGATTGAAGCGGGGGCGCTTGATGAATTCGACGAAAATCGTGCCAAGCTCATCGGCAATTTGCCGAAAGCGGTGGAATACGGTCAAAAGCGCAACAAATCGGCGACGCTCGGGCAGGAAGGGTTTTTCAATGACGAGAATTTTTTTGCCGATAAGGCCGATGCCTATCCTGAAATGGAGGAATTTGAGCCTTGGCCGGATGCGGAAAAGTTGGAGCGAGAAAAAAACTTAATTGGGTTTTATGTTTCAACGCATCCATTGGAGCCCTATCGCCGCGATTACGAAGCGTTCGCGACTATTAAACTGTCGGATAAGGATATTCAAAACAAGCGATTGCAAAAAGTGATTGGGGTGATTGTCGAGACGAAGAAACATTTCGATAAAAAAGGCAATGAGATGATGTTTGGCGTCATCGAAGATTTTACGGGCAAAGCGGATTTTACGGTATTTGCGAGCGTGTATGAAAAATTTGAGTCGGTGTTGAAAAAGGATTCGATTATCTTGTTAGTTGCCGAAGCAGAGTTGCAGGAAGGCCAAATAAAATTGTTAGTCAATGAAGCCTTGCCGATTCAGAGCGTGAGGGAGCGATTTATCTCGGGCATTGTTTTGCGATTGGATTCTTCCGATGAAAGCTGTCTTGGAAAAGCAGCGAAAGTAAAGGAAATTTGTGAGGAAAACCAGGGCGGCATTCCTCTGAATTTTGAGGTGATAATTGAGGAGGGCGATGAGCAGCAGCTATTGCAGTTATTTTCAAGAAACATCTCAGTTCAAGCCGAAAATGAGGTGCTGGACAAATTTGCAGCGGTTGTTGGTGAAGAATTTGTGAAAATCAGAGCTTAATTTAAAGAGAAAAGCATTTTATCAGCTCATTTCGCGTTGCCAAAAAAAGCGAATGAAAAAATTGCCTGATATGGCTTACTCAGCATTTTTTTTTATCTTTGCCGTATCGTTAGTCCTCAAATAAGAAATCAAAAAACTCATGTCAAAATACTTAGTAGCGACCGACCAAAATTTTCAATCCGAAGTCCTTCAGTCAGATGTTCCTGTATTAGTTGATTTTTGGGCTGTATGGTGTGGGCCATGCCGTATGATTGCTCCTGTCATTGAAGAACTTGCCAGTGAGTATGAAGGCAAAGCAAAGATCGCAAAGCTCAATGTTGATGAAAATCCTCA
Above is a window of Chloroherpeton thalassium ATCC 35110 DNA encoding:
- a CDS encoding DNA polymerase III subunit alpha, translating into MSEFIHLHTHTHYSMQSSTIMPGELFAECQKLDMAAVGVTDYSSMFNMPELFSYAKKHEVKLIIGAELFLVPGAMTEKKEQVLYHLILLVKNETGYKNLCKILSAAARDGFYKQMPRADFNLIQKNAEGLICLTACREGELSQYILKDEIDKARDFVARYKNLFQDDFYIEMHSHNAPDDARLNEAKIALAKEFGIKLVATNDVHYLKKEDAQYQDALQALKNKQTLSSPNRNRLPTEHFYLKTPDEMARMFDNAQGELVNTLEIAEKCTFVFNDQQPHLPHFPIPSEFENDEAYLRHLTYEGAKKKYGDLDAMGEKGAEVRERIEYELSIICKMGYATYFLIVSDLISASREMGYSVGPGRGSAAGSIVAYLTNITQVDPIKYKLLFERFLNPERVSMPDIDIDFTPVGKQRVLDYTIKKYGAASVAKVIAVGTLGAKAAIRDVGRVLDINLQTVDKIAKLVPGKPGMTLSKAADQVKEFAELESSPEQKIQKLMKFAKALEGRARNVSMHAAAVVVTDGPVEEVVPLYVSNKIETEERRYIDEFDEKSEKEKGKGKSGDDQKQVVTQFDKDWIEKAGLLKIDYLGLETLAVVDETLRLIQKRYGVTIDLESVPIDDKKAYKIFQEGKMAGIFQFESQGMQQYMMKLRPTVIGDIIAMSALYRPGALNARIDENRNAVDLFVDRKNGREKIEYMHPMLAEILEETYGVIVYQEQVMLVSQVMGGFSLAKADNLRKAMGKKKPEIMAKFKDEFVEGAVEKSVDKAVATGIFDLMAEFAGYGFNKSHSAAYGILAYWTAYLKAHYTAEFMAAILNSEAGDTARMKHLTDEAKSMGIAILPPSINHSDALFMVEDIEKGKKAIRVGFSAIKHVGGAAREIVRSRWRRKEPFADLFDLCSTVDLRVVNKKALECLIEAGALDEFDENRAKLIGNLPKAVEYGQKRNKSATLGQEGFFNDENFFADKADAYPEMEEFEPWPDAEKLEREKNLIGFYVSTHPLEPYRRDYEAFATIKLSDKDIQNKRLQKVIGVIVETKKHFDKKGNEMMFGVIEDFTGKADFTVFASVYEKFESVLKKDSIILLVAEAELQEGQIKLLVNEALPIQSVRERFISGIVLRLDSSDESCLGKAAKVKEICEENQGGIPLNFEVIIEEGDEQQLLQLFSRNISVQAENEVLDKFAAVVGEEFVKIRA
- the trxA gene encoding thioredoxin codes for the protein MSKYLVATDQNFQSEVLQSDVPVLVDFWAVWCGPCRMIAPVIEELASEYEGKAKIAKLNVDENPQISMAYGIRSIPTLLIFKNGEVVDQLVGAVPKNVIAGKLNSQLA